AATCCGAAAATCTTGCCTGTTGCATCGCATATCCCCGCAATATTGTTATCGGAACCGTTCGGGTTGTTGGGATATCCACGCTCCGCATACCGAAACACGACCTGATGGTTCGCTTCTAATTCTGATAGCACATTTGCTGGAGCAGTAAATCTACCTTCAGCGTGTGCGACAGGGAGATACACATGCGCTTTGACCCCTTTTGTAAAGATACAAGGACTCTCTTGTGTTTCCATATCCACCCACCGACACTCGAATTTTGCCGAGGTATTCATCGCTAACGTCGCCCGCTGCGCCATCTCTGAGGTACCGTTTCCGGGCAGTAAGCCTGTTCTCACAAGGACTTGAAACCCATTGCAGATGCCAATTATTAACTTACCATCTTCGACAAATCGATTCAGGGCATTTGTAAGTTTGTGTTTCATCTCGACCGCTAACAGGATACCCGCCGCAATGTCATCACCGTAGGAGAATCCACCGGGAATCGCGAGGATCTGATAGTCGGCAAGATTAATTTTGCCTGATATGAGGTGTTGGATGTGAACTAACGCTGTCTCTG
This DNA window, taken from Candidatus Poribacteria bacterium, encodes the following:
- the purQ gene encoding phosphoribosylformylglycinamidine synthase I → MKPKALILRTAGTNCDAETDMAFQLAGAETALVHIQHLISGKINLADYQILAIPGGFSYGDDIAAGILLAVEMKHKLTNALNRFVEDGKLIIGICNGFQVLVRTGLLPGNGTSEMAQRATLAMNTSAKFECRWVDMETQESPCIFTKGVKAHVYLPVAHAEGRFTAPANVLSELEANHQVVFRYAERGYPNNPNGSDNNIAGICDATGKIFGLMPHPERFLTKWNHPRWTRKPAKTQDIRSEEGDGLVIFKNAVNYAKANLL